The region CGTTTGGCTGGAAGGCTATCCGGAGGTATGAAGCAAAAACTGGCGCTTTCTTGTGCATTAATTCACCGACCCGAAATTTTAGTACTTGATGAACCCACAACAGGTGTTGATGCAGTTTCGAGGAAGGAATTCTGGGAAATGCTTAAAAAAGTGCAGCAAAATGGAATTACAATAGTGGTTAGTACGCCTTATATGGATGAGGCATCGCTTTGTGATCGTGTAGCACTTATGCAGAAGGGCGAAATTTTGCAAGTAGATACACCCAGTCAAATCATTGCTTCATTCCCAAAGAAACTATTTGCTGTAAAATCTTCAGGCCACTATCAGCTTCTTAATAATCTAAAGTCGAGCGGCTCAATTTATTCGGTATTCCCCTTTGGACAATACCTACACGTAACTATGAAGGATGATGATTTTGAATTAAACGATCTGGAGTCGTTGATTCAGAAGCAAGGACACAAAAATATTGAGGTACATGAAACTAAAGCCGGTATTGAAGATGTTTTCATGTATTTAATGCAATCAAGTTAAACCGAAACAGATATGAATACAACAGAGATTGCTATAAAAGCCCGCAACCTGACTAAAAAGTTTGGATCGTTTGCAGCCAACAAAGAGCTTAATTTTGATGTGTATAAAGGCGAAATTTTTGGTTTTTTGGGTGCCAATGGTGCGGGAAAAACCACGGCAATCAAGATATTGTGTGGGTTGAGTAAGCCTACCTCCGGGGAAATCAATGTAGCCGGTTTTAATGTCTATAGCCAAACCGGGCAAATCAAAAAGAATATTGGCTATATGAGCCAAAAATTCAGTCTGTACGAAGATTTGACGGTTTGGGAAAACATCCGGTTTTATGCCGGAATTTATGGAATGCCCAAAAAAGCCATTCAGGAGGAGGCTGACAAATTAATTCAGAAGCTTGGTTTTGAACATGCACGTGATAAGCTAATCGGAGCCTTGCCGCTGGGGTGGAAGCAGAAGTTGGCCTTTAGCATTGCGATTATTCACAAACCAGCCATCGTGTTCCTTGATGAACCTACCGGTGGAGTCGATCCAATTACGCGCCGCCAATTTTGGGAACTCATTTATGAAGCAGCACATGAGGGGATCACTGTTTTTGTTACAACGCACTACATGGACGAAGCTGAGTATTGCGACCGGCTATCGATCATGGTTGCGGGGGAAATCAAAGCCATAGGTAAACCACTTGATTTGATCAATAAATATGAAGCCAAAGATATGGACGAAGTGTTTGTGAAGCTGGCGAGAGGGTGAAGATCAAAGATCCCAGATCCCAGATCAGAGATCAGAGATCAGAGATCTAAGATCCCAAATTTAATATACAAGCAACCGAAAACTAAAAATATAAAACACTAAAATTGAAACAGATCATGAGTTACAAAAATCTTGACATTTGGCAGCTTGCCCGTGAAAATGTAAATCAGATTCACGAAATGACTATTCGTTCTCTTCCAAAATTTGAAATGTATGAAGTAGGAAGTCAGATAAGAAGGTCGTCAAAGTCTGTAAAAGCTAATATTGTTGAAGGATATGGCAGACGTGAATATAAACAGGATTTTATTCGCTTTTTGACATTTGCGTTAGCATCTAATTATGAAACGCTTGATCATTTAGAGACCTTATTCGAAACGAAGTCGCTAACTGATGATAAAATTTTCAATCAAGCACATGACCGAATAAATCATTTGAGCCGAAAACTATATAATTTCATCAATGCCGTACATTCACAGCACAATAAATAGTTCGGTGGTTTCCCGGATCCAAGATCCAAGATCACAGATCCCAGATCACAGATCCCAGATCCCAGATCCCAGATCCCAGATCACAGATCACAGATCCCAGATCCCAGATCACAGATCACAGATCCCAGATCCCAGATCACAGATCCCAGATCACAGATCCCAGATCAAAGATCCAAGATCACAGATCCAAGATCATAGATCCCAGATCACAGATCCAAGATCAAAGATCCCAGATCACAGATTCCAGATCCCAGATCTTAAAATTAACGAAGCCGAAACACTAAACACCGCCAAACTATGAAACGTTTTCTCGCATTTGTTAAAAAAGAATTTTTCCACATATTCCGGGATTCCCGTACATTATTGATTCTCTTCGGAATGCCAATAGCCCAAATACTTCTGTTTGGTTACGTAATTACAACCGATCTGAAAGATGTACAAATTGCCATTTATGACCCAACACCCTCGGAAGTTACACAGGGTTTGGTGCATAAGCTTGAGTCTTCGGGGTATTTTATCGTAGATCAGTATCTCTCTTCACCCGACGAGGCAGAGTCGGCTTTTAAAACCGGCGATATTCGAGAGGTGATAATATTTGAGGCCGGTTTGGCTGAAAAACTCAAACGCGATGGTAAAGGAGATATTCAGCTGTTAATTGATGCCAGCGATCCAAATATGGGAAACCTTATTAACCAATATACAAGAGGAACCATACTCAAATATCAGCAACAAATAAATGAAGGACCTGCTGTGTCAGGAGGTATTGAAGTGGAAAGCCGAATGATGTTTAATGCAGGTTTGGACAGTGTATATATGTTTGTACCCGGAACCATGGCACTTATCCTGATGTTGATTTCTGCAATGATGACCTCTATCAGCATTGCGAGAGAGAAAGAAATGGGGACAATGGAAGTTTTACTGGTATCTCCATTGCGTCCGCTTCAGATAATTCTTGGAAAAGTAACACCATATGTGGCACTATCTTTTATCAATGCCGTAACCATTATTGTTTTAGGAAACACTGTTTTTGGTGTGCCTGTGAAAGGTAGTTTATTGCTATTGATGGCAGAGAGCCTGCTGTTTATTTTGCTGGCTCTTTCCCTTGGTATTTTAATATCTACAGTGAGTAAAACACAACAAGTGGCTATGTTTATATCCCTTTTTGCCCTAATGCTACCAACAATTTTACTGAGTGGTTTTATTTTCCCAATCGAGAGTATGCCCGATATCCTGCAAGGGTTAAGCCTACTTATGCCACCCCGGTGGTTTATTACGATCATAAAAAACATCATGTTGAAAGGTGCAGGTATGCCATTCGTTTGGAAAGAGACCTTAATTTTGCTGGCTATGATTCTATTTTTCATCATCATGAGTGTGAAGAAATTTAAAATCCGTTTAGAATAGTTGCGCTATCATAAAGAAATATTTGTTTAGGTTTAAGTTATTGACAATGAGAACAATATTATACATACTCAGAAAGGAATTTACGCAGATATTCAGGAACAAGACCATGCTGCCAATTATTTTTGTTGTGCCGGTTGTACAGTTAGTGGTATTGGTATTTGCTGCCAATATGGAATTGAAAAATATTGATATGACTGTGTTAGACCGTGATAAAAGCTCTACTTCACAACGTTTAATTGCTAAATTTAGTGGTTCGCCTTATTACAATGTCACATTTAGCGAAGCAAGTATCGATAAGTCAGCAGATGACCTGTATGCCGACAAATCGGATATGGTTTTACACATTCCACAACATTTTGAGCGTGATTTACATAACTACAAGCAGGCCGATTTACAAGTTTTGATTAATGCTATCAACAATACATCGGCCAGCCTGATGAATGGGTACACCCAATCAATAGTGATGGATTACAACAAGGATATCATGCTGGAAATTAGTCAAAAGCAACCACAAACGACCGATCAGCTTGAAGTGGAATCATCGTTTTGGTTTAATCCTGAACTGAATTACAAAATTTACATGCTTCCGGGTATTCTGGTGGTTTTAGTTACTGTAATCGGAATGTTTCTAACGGCAATGAATCTTGTCCGTGAGAAAGAAATAGGCACCATTGAACAAATCAACGTAACGCCTATTCGTAAACACCATTTGCTTATCGGGAAATTGGTGCCATTTTGGGTTATCGCCATGTTTGAGCTGGCCTTTGGATTGAGTATCGGTTATTTCTTTTTCGATCTGCCCATTGAGGGAAGTTTGGTCAGTCTTTTCGGTTTCGGATCTATTTACCTTCTTGTGGCTTTGGGTATTGGTTTATTCCTTTCCACAATAACCGACAACCAACAGCAGGTCATGTTTTTAGCGTATTTTTTCATGCTTACGTTTATCCTGATGAGTGGCATTTTTACTCCGGCCGACAGCATGCCTGAATGGGCGCAAACCATCAACTATATCAACCCGTTTTATTATTTTATCAGGGCCATTCGCATGATTTTACTAAAAGGTAGCGCATTTATTCACGTATTGCCCGAAGCTTTAAGCTTATTAACCTATGCTTTGATTATATTTACTTTAGCACTTTGGCGCTATCGGAAAACGGTCTGACAATGTTGGCCTATCTCTGTTTTTGTGCGGTAAAATTATCTGGACTTTTAACCTCATATTTCAATACCGTTGTGTGGTATGTGTTGGTCGTTGAGAAAATAAGCTTTTTTCATTTGTGTTATTGTTAATAGGTTGAAAATGAGGGCTGAGTTTGTTGTTCGGAGAAATTTTTGATGAATAAACGATGTGGTTTTGTAGTAATCTTGATGTAATGAAAAAATAGCATTTTAGACATTGGTGTAATAATTTGCAGCTCAATAATCAAATAATAATTATTATGAGAAAATTAGTCTTTTTATTGAGTTTGCTTATTAGTAGTTTTGCTTTTGCGCAAACTACAAGTTTACCTATAGATTTTGAAGATGGCATTGGAAGTATCACATTCACTGATTTCGATGGTGGTGTAACTTCCATTATTGAAAACCCCGATTCTTCGGCAGTAGATACAAGTGATTTTGTGGCGGAGCACATCCGCGATGGTGGCCAGGTATGGGCTGGTACCTACATTACTTTGGATGGAGCTCTTGATTTTTCTACCAACAATACTTTTAAAATTAAGGTATGGTCACCGGCAGTTGATGTTCCTGTGCTCTTTAAATTGGAAAATGCCGATGCAAGTCAGGCAACAGAATTAACAGTAAATACAACTGTTGCCAATGAGTGGGAAGAATTAAGTTTTAATTTTGATGGTGCATCGTCTGGTGTTTTTACGAAAATAATTTTGATTTTTAATAATGGTGTACTGGGCGACGGTACTGCCAATTCAACCTATTATTTTGATGATATTCAGTTTGTTGAAGGGCAGGCTGCAAATATTCCAACGGTTGCCGCTCCAACACCAACACAAGATGAGGCCGATGTAATCTCATTATTTAGCGATGCATATACCGATGAGCCTGTGGATTCGTGGAGGACAGACTGGTCGGTAGCAACGTTAGAAGATGTTACAATAGAAGGCAATGACGCCAAGAAATACTCAAGTCTTGATTTTGTAGGTATAGAGACTACAACAAATCAATTGGATGTTTCTGGCATGACTCATCTGCACATTGACCTATGGTCGGCAGATATTACTTCATTTGGAATAAAACTGGTCGATTTTGGTGCCGATGGTGCATATGGTGGTGGTGATGATACAGAACACCAATTAAATTTTAGTAATCCAGCTCAGCAGGAGTGGATTAGTTACGATATTCCACTGAGCAACTTTACAAATCTCACTTCGCAGTCTAATATTGCTCAATACATTCTTGTTGGTCAGCCAACCGGCGCTACCACAATTTTTATAGACAACTTTTATTTTTATAACCAAACCAGCACCGAAACTTATACGGTTACATTTAACGTAACTGATGGAACGAATGCACTGGAAGGCGTTACCGTTGGCATTAACGGCGAAACGCTTACCACAGGTGCAAATGGTGAAGCCGTCATTGATTTAGCCAATGGCACCTACCCTTATACCGCAAACTTAGACGGATATGAAGAAGCTACAGGGGATGTAATTGTTGACGGCGCAGCCCAAACTGTAAATGTAACATTATCAGAAACGGTAATAAATGTACCAACTGTTGGTGCACCCACCCCTCCAGATAGAAATCCCGGAGATGTAATTTCTATTTTTAGCGATGCATACACAGATGTGACAGGTACCAATTTTAATCCTGCATGGGGGCAAAGTACAGTCGTTACAACAGAAGAAATTGATGGCAACCCCACATTTAAATATGCCAGTTTCAACTACCAGGGAATTCAATTCGGCAGCGCACAAAACGTATCGGAACTCGATACACTGCATCTTGATATGTGGACAGACAATGCCACAACTGTTAATATTTATTGCATTAGTTCCGGACCTGTAGAAAAAGCTTATAGTTTACCAATTACCCAAGGGGAATGGGTTAGTTATGATATCCCCTTAACCGAGTTTTCTGATGTCGTGGATTTAACAGATCTTATTCAGTTTAAATTTGATGGTGGTGATGGTTCACAAACTATTTACCTCGATAATTTATATTTTTACAGAAGTCCTGGTGTTACAACCTATGCAGTTAACTTTAATGTTACAGACGGAAGCAACCCCATAGAAGGTGCGAATATTGCTGTTAACAGCCAAAATCTGGTAACTGACGCTGGTGGTGCAGCAACAGTATATCTTGAAGATGGCGATTATTCTTACACAGTAAGTGCCAGTGGTTACGAAGAGGCTTCGGGTGATATTACCGTTGCCGGTGCGGATCAAACTGTGGATGTTACGTTGACTGCTAATCCTTCACCAACTGTAGCTGCTCCAACTCCTCCGGCAAGAGAGCCCGAGAATGTGATCTCAGTTTTCAGTAATGCTTATACAAATATTCAGGGTATCGATTATAATCCATACTGGGGACAATCGACCAATGTAACCATGGAGGAAATTGAAGGTAATCAGACACTTGTGTATAATAATTTCAACTACCAGGGAATAGATCTTGGCGGAAATTATGATATGTCAGAAATGGAGTATGTACATATTGATATGTGGACCTGGGATGCCACAAATGTTCAGTTTTCTCCTATTAGTGTTGGTGGCGAATATCTCGTTGAATTATCACCAATTACTGCCGGAGCGTGGGAGAGTTATGATATTCCGCTTACTACATTCACTGATAATGGCGTGACCTTAAGCGATATTTATCAGCTTAAATTCGATGGGCAGGCTGGCGCAGTGCCTACTGTTATTTACCTCGACAATATTTATTTTTACAAAGAAGCTACTGGCGTCAATCATATTGCAAATACAACGGTACAGGTGTATCCGAATCCTGTAAAAGATCAGCTTAATATTATTACAAAAGAATTTGGTTCAAATGCATTTGTGCGCATAACCGATTTAAGCGGTCGCGTAATTTACAATGCACCTGTAAATTCTAACCAGACAACTGTTAATATGACCAGCTATGCCAATGGCACATATATTTTGACAGTAAATAATGAAAATGGAAGTGCAGTAAGTAAGCATTTAATTATTAAGCGATAAAATAGTAATTTGTTGGTTTTCTAAAGGCTGCTGGAAGAGATTTCGGCAGCCTTTTTTAATTATCGGCATCTCATCACGCTGGCATTGCTAACTTGATGGGTTTAGTATGTCCTTGTGGCGGGTCCTCTATTTATTATTATTTAATTAAATAATGGGTATGATTTATTTTTTCTAATCGCCGGAATAATTGTTTGCTGGTGACCAGCATAAAAGGACTTATATCAAATCCTGATTTTTTTAAGGCCAGTGCTACCCAGGTATTACAGGTTCTGAACATAGAGTATTTTCTTTTAGCCAGGAAAAAACCGCTGGAGTCGCGAAAAAAAGTACTTGGGATTACATTACCCCTCTTATCTTTTTGAAAGGCATTGGAAAGAAACCTACATAAAGCAAAGTATCTTTTCTCTGTCATATTAATTTTTATTATGGTTGGCTGTCTGTAATATGTTTTAATTTCGCGTGAATATGGCGACATGCTAACCACAGCCCGGGTAGGCCACAAAATAGTGCTCATACTTACAAAAACACCGGGTTCGGGTATTTGATAGTATTTTTCTTCACCCCAACTCACATCCAGGTATTTATATTGGGTATAAGGTTGAGCTTCTTTAAAAATATTAAGCGGTATGTCAACTGTTTGCAATACAATACCGGTGTGCCACCCTGCCTGAACAATGTAAACCGGGTATTTTTGGTTATTAGAAGCAACCCCCTGGCATGACAGATAAAGTAAAATTAATGTATATATGAAATAATTTGAGGGCATTTGCATAAGCTAAGGTTCAATACCCTAACACAAATAGAACAACGCTGGTTTTAATTTTATAACTAAAAATAACAGCCAAACCCTTTTATCTTTACTTTTATCAGGGAATGGCTGTTTGATTTGTATTAACCAATAACATCTATCGCTTCATTTTCATCAATTTTATGTTTTGGATTTGTTCGCCCCGGCGCACATTGAGGATGTAAACACCCGGTTTTAATCCATTAATTTGTAATGGCAGGCTGCTAAGCTCAATTTTATTTCGTCCCTGATCAAAGAAGCGGCTGGCCTGGCTAACCATGCGGCCATCAGCATGTAGCAAGATGAGCTGATATTGCCCGGCTTCCTGCACATTGGCTTCAATAATTGTTTGTGTTGTAACAGGATTGGGGTTGGCAATGAGTTCAATGGTTTGTAGCCACTGACTTTGCGTAATAGCTGAAGGTTCACGATCCATTTCCAGCAGTGTAGCCGTGTCTTTCCAGTTGAAATGTACAAAAAGGAAGGTGCCATCCCAGTATGCTGCCGGCAAATTGTTCTGGTAGTCGTTTTCATTTCCATAAAATGGCACGTTGTATCCATTGAGGGTCAACTCGCCGGGGGCATTTTCAAGGCTGTACATCATGAGTTCCATGTGGCGTTCCGGCGTTGCAATGTTGTTTTCAGTTACTTCCAGGTTCACAGAAGCATAGTTACCGTCTGCCATACTTGTGAGTTGCATCAGGTCATACTGATTTGTGGTGATGTTCCCAGCTGTGGCACCATCATCATGAAACCACTGACGTGTAGTTGTTTGTCCATCAGCAGGCAATGCGTGGCGTATACGAATTGAATCGCTGTCGTAAGCTTTGGAATGCATTAGTTTTTCCTGTGTTTGCACAACAAATCCGCCTTCGCGCAATAAAAGGGGAATTTCATCGAGTGGGGCATCTATTGTAATGGTCGTGTTGGCACTGTACTTTTCACCGGTACTATAATCGAACCAGTCATCTTCCGGTAGTGTGACCATTCGTGAGGTTTGTCCCTCCATGAGTACCGGGGCTACAAGTAAATCTTTACCCCAAAGGTACTGGTCGCCCAGCTCGCTGATTAAGCCGGTGGATGAGCTGTAGTAGTTTGAGGGCCGGGCTAAAGGTGTGCCCTGCGTACTGTATTCCCATGCCAGGGTGTAGTTGTAAGGTAAAAATTCGTAGCGCATTTCAATGGCTTTGCGCACGCGGTTTTGTGTTTGAGCGTCGTAAAATATGGGTTCTGTGGGGACACCAGTTCCGTGTGCGCGCATTACTGGTGAGAATGTGCCAAGTTGCAACCAGCGTGTATATAATTCACCATTTTGTCCGCCGCCTGTAAAACCACCCAGGTCTGAGTGCATGTAACCAATGCCGCTCATGCTCATGTGTAGCATAATGGGTATTTGGGATTGTAGTCCCTGGAAGCTTCTTTGTATATCGCCCGACCATGGGTAGGTGCTAAAGCGCTGCATGCCGGTATAACCTGAACGGGTGAGGTTAAATAGTCTTTTTTCAGGATAATTTTCAGCAGTTTTATCGTGGAGCAATTTTGCCCACAGGTTATTAAAAATGTTGTGGACGTCATTGGCCATGCCCATTTCGTGAATCATTTCGGCAGGATGGGTTTCCGGTTCGCCAAGATCGGTCCAAAGTCCGGATGTACCCATTTCAAAGAGGTTTTGATAATGGGGCCAAAGCCAGTTTCGGGCTGTATCGGAACTCATGTCGAATAATGCTGCATCTCCGGCCCAGAATCCGTAAAGTACAAATGGGTCGCCGCTGTCATTTTTGGCAAAATGTTCTGCTGCGGCCGCACCATCATAAAGGTCGCTCGTGAGGGTGAAATAGGGCTCTGTAATGAGAATGGTTTCAATGCCCTGATTTTGAAAGTCTGACATCATACCTTCAGGGTCGGGGAAGTTTGTCATATCCCAATTGAAGTCACCCATATGCGATGTGCCGCCAAACCAATAAAGGTCGAGTACAAGGGCATCCATTGGGAAGTTCCCGGCCTGCATGTCAGCCACAATTTGTTCAGCTTCGGTCTGGCTTTGATAACCATAGCGCGACTGAATATAACCCAATCCCCAAAGGGGCGGCATGGGTGCATGCCCGGTAAGATCGGCCAGGTTATGTGAAATATCTTCCAAACTTTCACTGTCAGTGATTAAAAATCGTAATGTGCCTCCTGCAGTCTGATATCCCATGTCGCCCGGAGTATTGGCCCCGATATCGATCTGTCCGGGATGGTGATTGTCAAATATCCAGGCAAATTGATCAGTAGAAGTTAAAATAGGTATGGAGGTGTTCAGGTTTGGTGCGTTGTTGGAATATCCATAATGTGCCTGATTGTATAGATCAATGGTGTAGCCATTCAGATTAAAAGGTAATGCTCGTGAGCCTCCACCATATATCCTGGAATCTTCATTGAATGCCAGGGTCATGAGTCCGCCATGGTCATCAGCACTTGGGAAAAAGCTTTTGAGGGCTGTAATCGTATCTCCTTTGATGTAGAAAACCTTGAGCGGATCTTTTTCAATCAATATTTCCCATTCATTCCAGCTAGCTGTAATGGTTTCTGCTGTGGTGTCGGTGCTGAAAGATGCGTTGACAGGTGATGCTGTCAGGGCAAAGCTTTCTGATGGAGATTGCCCCGAAGGTAGAATAGATGTTTCAAGTCCACTGTCATAAGCTGTCAATACAATTTTACCTTTTGCTGTATTGATTTCCATACCATTGGCTGTGGTGTTGAAAGACTGGTAACTCCAATCATTTGCTACTTGCAGCGGAATAAATATGTCTGATCCGTCGGAGCTGCGACCTGTAACAGAACCATCGGAATTGCGAAATACAAAAGCCAGGCTCAGAACAGTTTCAGTTGAATCGATACCATAAAAATTCCTAATATTAAAGGATATGGCGTACAGGTTTTCATCTATGCTATCCATCAAAACGGTATCATTTGGTATTCCCCAATCTGATACCACGTGTTTCCAATCGCTGGGGTTGGTACTTTCAAGGGTTATTACGCCGGTATGGGCATATACATTTCCTTCGTAGTCCATTAAACCCTGATCGCCTTGTGTGGCATCAAAATATATTGTTACGGTCGAATCTACTGTAGCATCGGTCGGTTCCATCCAGGCAACCTGAGTGTTCCCCAATGCTGGAATCAATAGCATAACAGATAATGTGTATAGTAGTTTTTTCATGTTTTAAAAATAACCAATTTGGAGCCAAAAGACAATATATTGCTCGCAGGATGCAGGATTTTTTAACGCAAACCTTTGCGGAAGATGCCATTTTAGATGAGGAACTTTGGGTACGCTGAATTTTTGGAACTTACAAAGCGAATCAAAAACATGAGGGCCTCACTCAAAGTAAGGCCCTCACACAATTCTATTTTATTTTTTTACTGTGCGTCGATAAATTCATT is a window of Salinivirga cyanobacteriivorans DNA encoding:
- a CDS encoding four helix bundle protein, with protein sequence MSYKNLDIWQLARENVNQIHEMTIRSLPKFEMYEVGSQIRRSSKSVKANIVEGYGRREYKQDFIRFLTFALASNYETLDHLETLFETKSLTDDKIFNQAHDRINHLSRKLYNFINAVHSQHNK
- a CDS encoding ABC transporter permease encodes the protein MKRFLAFVKKEFFHIFRDSRTLLILFGMPIAQILLFGYVITTDLKDVQIAIYDPTPSEVTQGLVHKLESSGYFIVDQYLSSPDEAESAFKTGDIREVIIFEAGLAEKLKRDGKGDIQLLIDASDPNMGNLINQYTRGTILKYQQQINEGPAVSGGIEVESRMMFNAGLDSVYMFVPGTMALILMLISAMMTSISIAREKEMGTMEVLLVSPLRPLQIILGKVTPYVALSFINAVTIIVLGNTVFGVPVKGSLLLLMAESLLFILLALSLGILISTVSKTQQVAMFISLFALMLPTILLSGFIFPIESMPDILQGLSLLMPPRWFITIIKNIMLKGAGMPFVWKETLILLAMILFFIIMSVKKFKIRLE
- a CDS encoding ABC transporter permease; amino-acid sequence: MRTILYILRKEFTQIFRNKTMLPIIFVVPVVQLVVLVFAANMELKNIDMTVLDRDKSSTSQRLIAKFSGSPYYNVTFSEASIDKSADDLYADKSDMVLHIPQHFERDLHNYKQADLQVLINAINNTSASLMNGYTQSIVMDYNKDIMLEISQKQPQTTDQLEVESSFWFNPELNYKIYMLPGILVVLVTVIGMFLTAMNLVREKEIGTIEQINVTPIRKHHLLIGKLVPFWVIAMFELAFGLSIGYFFFDLPIEGSLVSLFGFGSIYLLVALGIGLFLSTITDNQQQVMFLAYFFMLTFILMSGIFTPADSMPEWAQTINYINPFYYFIRAIRMILLKGSAFIHVLPEALSLLTYALIIFTLALWRYRKTV
- a CDS encoding carboxypeptidase regulatory-like domain-containing protein; the encoded protein is MRKLVFLLSLLISSFAFAQTTSLPIDFEDGIGSITFTDFDGGVTSIIENPDSSAVDTSDFVAEHIRDGGQVWAGTYITLDGALDFSTNNTFKIKVWSPAVDVPVLFKLENADASQATELTVNTTVANEWEELSFNFDGASSGVFTKIILIFNNGVLGDGTANSTYYFDDIQFVEGQAANIPTVAAPTPTQDEADVISLFSDAYTDEPVDSWRTDWSVATLEDVTIEGNDAKKYSSLDFVGIETTTNQLDVSGMTHLHIDLWSADITSFGIKLVDFGADGAYGGGDDTEHQLNFSNPAQQEWISYDIPLSNFTNLTSQSNIAQYILVGQPTGATTIFIDNFYFYNQTSTETYTVTFNVTDGTNALEGVTVGINGETLTTGANGEAVIDLANGTYPYTANLDGYEEATGDVIVDGAAQTVNVTLSETVINVPTVGAPTPPDRNPGDVISIFSDAYTDVTGTNFNPAWGQSTVVTTEEIDGNPTFKYASFNYQGIQFGSAQNVSELDTLHLDMWTDNATTVNIYCISSGPVEKAYSLPITQGEWVSYDIPLTEFSDVVDLTDLIQFKFDGGDGSQTIYLDNLYFYRSPGVTTYAVNFNVTDGSNPIEGANIAVNSQNLVTDAGGAATVYLEDGDYSYTVSASGYEEASGDITVAGADQTVDVTLTANPSPTVAAPTPPAREPENVISVFSNAYTNIQGIDYNPYWGQSTNVTMEEIEGNQTLVYNNFNYQGIDLGGNYDMSEMEYVHIDMWTWDATNVQFSPISVGGEYLVELSPITAGAWESYDIPLTTFTDNGVTLSDIYQLKFDGQAGAVPTVIYLDNIYFYKEATGVNHIANTTVQVYPNPVKDQLNIITKEFGSNAFVRITDLSGRVIYNAPVNSNQTTVNMTSYANGTYILTVNNENGSAVSKHLIIKR
- a CDS encoding DUF2459 domain-containing protein; translation: MQMPSNYFIYTLILLYLSCQGVASNNQKYPVYIVQAGWHTGIVLQTVDIPLNIFKEAQPYTQYKYLDVSWGEEKYYQIPEPGVFVSMSTILWPTRAVVSMSPYSREIKTYYRQPTIIKINMTEKRYFALCRFLSNAFQKDKRGNVIPSTFFRDSSGFFLAKRKYSMFRTCNTWVALALKKSGFDISPFMLVTSKQLFRRLEKINHTHYLIK
- a CDS encoding TIM-barrel domain-containing protein, with the translated sequence MKKLLYTLSVMLLIPALGNTQVAWMEPTDATVDSTVTIYFDATQGDQGLMDYEGNVYAHTGVITLESTNPSDWKHVVSDWGIPNDTVLMDSIDENLYAISFNIRNFYGIDSTETVLSLAFVFRNSDGSVTGRSSDGSDIFIPLQVANDWSYQSFNTTANGMEINTAKGKIVLTAYDSGLETSILPSGQSPSESFALTASPVNASFSTDTTAETITASWNEWEILIEKDPLKVFYIKGDTITALKSFFPSADDHGGLMTLAFNEDSRIYGGGSRALPFNLNGYTIDLYNQAHYGYSNNAPNLNTSIPILTSTDQFAWIFDNHHPGQIDIGANTPGDMGYQTAGGTLRFLITDSESLEDISHNLADLTGHAPMPPLWGLGYIQSRYGYQSQTEAEQIVADMQAGNFPMDALVLDLYWFGGTSHMGDFNWDMTNFPDPEGMMSDFQNQGIETILITEPYFTLTSDLYDGAAAAEHFAKNDSGDPFVLYGFWAGDAALFDMSSDTARNWLWPHYQNLFEMGTSGLWTDLGEPETHPAEMIHEMGMANDVHNIFNNLWAKLLHDKTAENYPEKRLFNLTRSGYTGMQRFSTYPWSGDIQRSFQGLQSQIPIMLHMSMSGIGYMHSDLGGFTGGGQNGELYTRWLQLGTFSPVMRAHGTGVPTEPIFYDAQTQNRVRKAIEMRYEFLPYNYTLAWEYSTQGTPLARPSNYYSSSTGLISELGDQYLWGKDLLVAPVLMEGQTSRMVTLPEDDWFDYSTGEKYSANTTITIDAPLDEIPLLLREGGFVVQTQEKLMHSKAYDSDSIRIRHALPADGQTTTRQWFHDDGATAGNITTNQYDLMQLTSMADGNYASVNLEVTENNIATPERHMELMMYSLENAPGELTLNGYNVPFYGNENDYQNNLPAAYWDGTFLFVHFNWKDTATLLEMDREPSAITQSQWLQTIELIANPNPVTTQTIIEANVQEAGQYQLILLHADGRMVSQASRFFDQGRNKIELSSLPLQINGLKPGVYILNVRRGEQIQNIKLMKMKR